A region from the Halosolutus gelatinilyticus genome encodes:
- a CDS encoding helix-turn-helix domain-containing protein — translation MSREDRISATQTAFEILDVIYERRGATAADLIEATGRSRSGVYKHLRTLVAVDALVNRDGEYVLGPKFTEYGLEATDSNSVLYQTDKIDELAQSYDAPTNLWLNETDRCHCVHTSLGEGREYPRSRGDSERLVESPPGKAILAHLPSARQTAHIGGEDAELTAQLETVQEGKLLEEPLPFAPEWVSIATPVLDPSDRPVAAIEVVVPIDRANGIDIKNNISGLLTETANRMRVEML, via the coding sequence ATGTCTCGAGAGGATCGGATCTCGGCGACGCAGACGGCGTTCGAAATCCTCGACGTGATCTACGAGCGACGGGGTGCCACGGCGGCGGACCTGATCGAAGCGACCGGTCGTTCCCGGAGCGGCGTGTACAAGCACCTGCGGACGCTCGTGGCGGTCGACGCCCTCGTAAACCGCGACGGCGAGTACGTGCTGGGACCGAAGTTCACCGAGTACGGGCTGGAAGCGACGGATTCGAACTCGGTGCTGTATCAGACGGACAAGATCGACGAACTGGCACAGTCGTACGACGCCCCGACGAACCTGTGGCTCAACGAAACCGATCGCTGCCACTGCGTCCACACGTCGCTCGGGGAGGGTCGGGAGTACCCGCGGAGTCGGGGTGACAGCGAACGCCTCGTCGAGAGTCCGCCCGGAAAGGCGATCCTCGCCCACCTCCCGTCGGCGCGCCAGACGGCTCATATCGGCGGGGAAGACGCGGAACTGACGGCGCAACTCGAAACGGTCCAGGAGGGAAAACTACTGGAAGAACCCCTTCCGTTCGCACCGGAGTGGGTCTCCATCGCGACGCCGGTGTTGGACCCCTCCGATCGACCGGTCGCCGCGATCGAAGTCGTCGTTCCGATCGATCGGGCGAACGGGATCGACATCAAAAACAATATCAGCGGATTGCTCACGGAGACGGCAAACAGGATGCGCGTCGAGATGCTGTGA
- the dgoD gene encoding galactonate dehydratase → MARIVDYELFKVPPRWLFLKIETSDGVVGWGEPILEGRAKTVKAAVEELMDGYLLGEDPSRIEDHWQTMYRGGFYRGGPILMSAIAGIDQALWDIKGKYSDEPIYDLLGGRTRDHVPLHKKIVPDGVGQISELASNAVDEGYTTLKLLTAYQTAPMESTVDIDRICEYLDEAREAVGREIDIGIDLHGHISTSMASRLLSRLQEYDPLFVEEPVRPEHLGVLERSSYHDIPIAYGERLYSRWEFRSHLEQHRLDIAQPDISHAGGITEITNIASMAETYGATLMISCSVGPIAYAACTQLSHHIPNAVQQPALGERYIDAYVDNVDVIRSENGRVSLSDEPGLGIAVNEEGVREHAGKGSDWRTPIRRYNDGSFVEW, encoded by the coding sequence ATGGCACGGATCGTCGACTACGAACTGTTCAAGGTTCCCCCGCGGTGGCTCTTCCTCAAGATCGAAACCAGCGACGGGGTGGTCGGATGGGGCGAACCGATCCTCGAGGGACGCGCCAAGACCGTCAAAGCCGCGGTCGAAGAACTGATGGACGGCTATCTACTGGGCGAGGATCCGAGTCGAATCGAGGATCACTGGCAGACGATGTATCGCGGCGGCTTCTACCGCGGCGGCCCGATCCTCATGTCGGCGATCGCCGGCATCGACCAGGCGCTGTGGGACATCAAGGGCAAATACTCCGACGAGCCGATCTACGACCTGCTGGGGGGTCGCACTCGCGATCACGTCCCGTTGCACAAGAAGATCGTTCCGGACGGCGTCGGCCAGATCTCCGAACTGGCGTCGAATGCGGTCGACGAGGGGTACACTACGCTCAAACTCCTGACGGCGTATCAGACCGCGCCGATGGAATCGACGGTCGATATCGACAGGATCTGCGAGTACCTCGACGAGGCTCGAGAGGCTGTCGGGCGGGAGATCGACATCGGAATCGATCTCCACGGACACATCTCGACGAGCATGGCGTCGCGGCTGCTCTCGCGACTGCAGGAGTACGACCCGCTGTTCGTCGAAGAACCGGTTCGGCCCGAGCACCTCGGAGTGCTGGAGCGGTCGTCGTACCACGACATCCCGATCGCGTACGGCGAACGGTTGTACTCGCGGTGGGAGTTCCGATCGCACTTAGAACAGCACCGCCTGGACATCGCACAGCCGGACATCTCTCACGCCGGCGGAATCACCGAAATTACGAACATCGCCTCGATGGCCGAGACCTACGGGGCCACGCTGATGATCAGTTGCTCTGTCGGTCCGATCGCCTACGCCGCCTGTACGCAGCTCAGTCACCACATCCCCAACGCCGTCCAGCAGCCCGCGCTGGGCGAGCGCTACATCGACGCTTACGTCGACAACGTGGACGTCATTCGGAGCGAGAACGGTCGCGTCTCCCTCTCGGACGAACCGGGATTGGGAATCGCGGTAAACGAGGAAGGGGTTCGAGAACACGCGGGAAAGGGAAGCGACTGGCGGACGCCGATCCGCCGGTACAACGACGGCAGTTTCGTCGAGTGGTGA
- a CDS encoding CBS domain-containing protein, which translates to MEVASDRSKPQVEEYMTRDVATVSPDATVGQVATRIAESDEHSGFPVCERRRVEGFISARDLLLADEDDPIFKVMTTDLLVAHPEMKVTDAARVILRSGIQKLPVVDDAGNLVGIISNADVIRSQIERATPEKVGKLMRTLEQIHDTDLRQERRTVPLRELTPTQGRVYADELEGRRYELEHGLAEPLVVIDNDGMLLLADGHHRVLAADRLGIDEMDAYVIVIDDAIDLGMAKTAAKENLERIDDIDVVDYARHPLVQTTKRLQSGD; encoded by the coding sequence ATGGAGGTTGCGTCGGACAGGAGCAAGCCCCAGGTCGAGGAGTACATGACCCGCGACGTGGCGACGGTCTCGCCCGACGCGACCGTGGGACAGGTCGCGACCCGGATCGCAGAGAGCGACGAGCACAGCGGCTTTCCCGTCTGCGAACGCCGCCGCGTCGAGGGGTTCATCAGCGCCCGCGATCTGCTGTTGGCCGACGAGGACGACCCGATATTCAAGGTGATGACGACGGATCTGCTGGTCGCCCACCCCGAGATGAAAGTGACCGACGCGGCGCGGGTCATCCTTCGATCGGGCATCCAAAAACTGCCCGTCGTCGACGACGCGGGGAACCTCGTGGGCATCATCTCGAACGCCGACGTGATCCGCAGCCAGATCGAGCGCGCGACCCCCGAGAAGGTGGGGAAACTGATGCGGACGCTCGAACAGATCCACGACACCGACCTCCGACAGGAACGCCGGACCGTCCCGCTGCGGGAACTGACGCCCACGCAGGGGCGAGTCTACGCCGACGAACTCGAGGGCAGACGGTACGAACTGGAACACGGCCTCGCCGAACCCCTCGTCGTCATCGATAACGACGGAATGCTTTTGCTCGCCGACGGCCACCACCGGGTGCTCGCCGCCGATCGACTCGGAATCGACGAGATGGACGCCTACGTGATCGTCATCGACGATGCGATCGATCTCGGGATGGCGAAGACGGCCGCGAAGGAGAACTTAGAACGGATCGACGACATCGACGTCGTCGACTACGCGCGCCACCCGCTGGTCCAGACGACGAAGCGGCTCCAGTCGGGCGACTGA
- a CDS encoding NAD(P)H-binding protein, protein MTPPGATADRVLIAGATGGTGSELLSVLRPTDLTVRATCRSYADVNTLDRLGADEVAVADFFDPADAVAAAEGCDIVYCALGTPPSYRHTIGGKLVDRTGVLNLLTAAVSEDVTHFVHTSAIGVGNSKRGLSLPARLLIRGSLRAKRDAEAAIRRSGIDYTIVRPGKLTNDPPSAELLVGQGGDSVTGSIARIDVARLAAAAPFTPDARNRTVEVVSRDGLEGAPRNLVDVDWAFDRVQADHERMRL, encoded by the coding sequence ATGACGCCCCCTGGAGCAACCGCCGACCGCGTCCTGATCGCCGGCGCGACCGGCGGAACCGGATCCGAACTGCTCTCCGTCCTTCGGCCAACCGACCTCACCGTCCGCGCGACGTGCCGATCGTACGCGGACGTCAACACGCTCGATCGCCTCGGCGCCGACGAGGTGGCCGTCGCGGACTTCTTCGACCCGGCGGACGCCGTCGCGGCCGCCGAGGGATGCGATATCGTCTACTGCGCGCTCGGAACGCCGCCGAGTTACCGCCACACGATCGGCGGGAAACTCGTCGATCGGACCGGCGTTCTCAACCTGCTGACCGCGGCGGTGAGCGAGGACGTGACTCACTTCGTCCACACGAGCGCGATCGGCGTCGGCAACTCGAAGCGCGGGCTTTCGTTGCCCGCGCGCCTGCTCATCCGCGGCTCGCTGCGGGCGAAACGGGACGCGGAAGCCGCGATTCGCCGGTCCGGGATCGACTACACGATCGTTCGTCCGGGGAAACTGACGAACGACCCGCCGAGCGCCGAGTTACTCGTCGGGCAGGGCGGCGACTCGGTGACCGGCTCGATCGCCCGGATCGACGTCGCGCGCCTCGCGGCCGCCGCGCCGTTCACGCCGGACGCGCGCAACCGAACGGTCGAGGTCGTCAGTCGCGACGGTCTCGAGGGCGCTCCCCGAAACCTCGTCGACGTCGACTGGGCGTTCGATCGCGTCCAGGCAGATCACGAACGGATGCGACTCTGA
- a CDS encoding acyl-CoA mutase large subunit family protein: MYDDDELEAIREAGEEWHEETLGPVLDRHGERQDRFATVSNVEVDRLYTPDDVADLDYLDDLGFPGEEPYTRGPYPTMYRGRTWTMRQFAGFGTAEETNDRFHYLIDQGQTGLSVAFDMPSLMGIDSDDPMSQGEVGKEGVAVDTLRDMEILFGGIDLGEISTSFTINPSAPVIYAMYIALADQQGVPRGQIRGTLQNDMFKEFIAQKEWVIPPEPSLDLVTDVVEFSAEETPKFHPVSISGYHIREAGSTAVQELAFTLADGFGYVEDAIDRGLDVDEFAPRLSFFFNCHNSFFEEIAKYRAARRIYSRVMDEWYDAERAESKRLKFHTQTAGQSLTAQQPLNNIVRVTIQALAGVLGGTQSLHTNSFDEALALPSEKAVRVALRTQQIIAEESGAADIVDPMGGSFAIEALTDETERRAMRYIEEIRDMGDGSVRDGILEGIDRGYFLREIQEASYEYQERVERGEEVVVGVNEYTLEEDTSPEILRVDETTEERQLDRLAEVKAERDDDAVADALETLREAVDRGENAMPAIVDAVKVYATMGEIMQVFEEAHGAYSEEIGLA; encoded by the coding sequence ATGTACGACGACGACGAGCTCGAGGCGATCCGGGAGGCCGGCGAGGAGTGGCACGAGGAGACGCTCGGTCCGGTGCTCGATCGCCACGGCGAACGACAGGACCGGTTCGCGACCGTCTCGAACGTCGAGGTCGATCGGCTCTACACGCCCGACGACGTCGCCGACCTCGACTACCTGGATGATCTCGGCTTCCCGGGCGAGGAACCGTACACTCGGGGCCCGTACCCGACGATGTACCGCGGCCGGACGTGGACGATGCGCCAGTTCGCCGGCTTCGGGACCGCCGAGGAGACGAACGATCGCTTTCACTACCTGATCGACCAGGGTCAGACGGGCCTCTCGGTGGCGTTCGACATGCCGTCGCTGATGGGGATCGACTCCGACGACCCGATGAGCCAGGGCGAGGTCGGGAAGGAAGGCGTCGCGGTCGACACGCTGCGGGACATGGAGATCCTCTTCGGCGGGATCGACCTCGGCGAGATTTCGACCTCCTTCACGATCAACCCTTCCGCACCGGTGATCTACGCGATGTACATCGCGCTGGCCGACCAGCAGGGCGTCCCCCGCGGGCAGATCCGGGGCACCCTCCAGAACGACATGTTCAAGGAGTTCATCGCGCAGAAGGAGTGGGTGATCCCGCCGGAGCCCTCGCTCGACCTCGTCACGGACGTCGTCGAGTTCAGCGCCGAGGAGACGCCGAAGTTCCACCCCGTCTCGATCTCGGGATACCACATCCGCGAGGCGGGCTCGACGGCGGTCCAGGAGCTCGCCTTCACGCTCGCCGACGGCTTCGGCTACGTGGAGGACGCGATCGATCGCGGGCTGGACGTCGATGAGTTCGCGCCGCGCCTGTCGTTTTTCTTCAACTGTCACAACTCCTTCTTCGAGGAGATCGCGAAGTACCGGGCGGCCAGACGGATCTACTCGCGGGTGATGGACGAGTGGTACGACGCGGAGCGGGCCGAATCGAAACGCCTCAAGTTCCACACGCAGACCGCGGGCCAGTCGCTGACCGCCCAACAGCCGCTGAACAACATCGTCCGGGTGACGATTCAGGCGCTGGCGGGCGTCCTCGGCGGCACCCAGTCGCTGCACACCAACAGCTTCGACGAGGCGCTCGCGCTCCCCTCGGAGAAGGCGGTTCGCGTGGCGCTTCGAACCCAGCAGATCATCGCCGAGGAATCCGGCGCGGCCGATATCGTCGATCCCATGGGCGGCTCGTTCGCGATCGAGGCGCTCACCGACGAGACCGAGCGACGGGCGATGCGCTATATCGAGGAGATCCGCGACATGGGCGACGGCTCCGTCCGCGACGGCATCCTCGAGGGGATCGACCGGGGCTACTTCCTCCGGGAGATCCAGGAGGCCTCCTACGAGTACCAGGAGCGGGTCGAACGCGGCGAGGAGGTCGTCGTCGGCGTCAACGAGTACACGTTAGAGGAGGACACCAGTCCCGAGATCCTCAGGGTCGACGAGACCACCGAGGAGCGACAGCTCGATCGGCTCGCCGAGGTCAAAGCCGAGCGGGACGACGACGCCGTCGCGGACGCGCTGGAGACTCTCCGCGAGGCAGTCGATCGCGGCGAGAACGCGATGCCGGCGATCGTCGACGCGGTCAAGGTCTACGCGACGATGGGCGAGATCATGCAGGTGTTCGAGGAGGCCCACGGCGCCTACAGCGAGGAGATTGGACTGGCATGA